In Drosophila santomea strain STO CAGO 1482 chromosome 3L, Prin_Dsan_1.1, whole genome shotgun sequence, a single window of DNA contains:
- the LOC120450527 gene encoding cyclin-T isoform X1 — protein sequence MSLLATPMPQAATASSSSSSSASAAASASGIPPSANNNLPFEKDKIWYFSNDQLANSPSRRCGIKGDDELQYRQMTAYLIQEMGQRLQVSQLCINTAIVYMHRFYAFHSFTHFHRNSMASASLFLAAKVEEQPRKLEHVIRAANKCLPPTTEQNYAELAQELVFNENVLLQTLGFDVAIDHPHTHVVRTCQLVKACKDLAQTSYFLASNSLHLTSMCLQYRPTVVACFCIYLACKWSRWEIPQSTEGKHWFYYVDKTVSLDLLKQLTDEFIAIYEKSPARLKSKLNSIKAIAQGASNRTANSKDKPKEDWKITEMMKGYHSNITTAPELLNGNDSRDRERDRERDREREREQSSLLPPPAMVPQQRRQDGGHQRSSSVGGVPGSSSSSSSSSHKMPNYPGGMPPDAHPDHKSKQPGYSNRMPSSHQRSSSSGLGSSGSGSQRSSSSSSSSSQQPGRPSMPVDYHKSSRGMPPVGVNMPPHGSHKMTSGSKPQQPQQQLPVPHPSASNSSASGMSSKDKSQSSKMYPNAPPPYNNSAPPNPLMSRGGYPGASNGSQPPPPAGYGGHRSKSGSTVHGMPPFEQQMPYSQSQSYGHMQQPVPQPQQQQMPPEASQHSLQSKNSLFSPEWSDIKKEPMSQLQPQPFNGLLPPPAPPGHDYKLNSHPRDKESPKKERLTPTKKDKHRPVMPPMVSGNSSSGSGSSKPMLPPHKKQMPHGGDLLTNPGESVSLKRPNEISGSQYGLNKLDEIDNSNMPREKLRKLDTTTGLPPYPSYEEKHTPLNMSNGIETTPDLVRSLLKESLCPSNASLLKPDALTMPGLKPPAELLEPMPAPATIKKEPGLTPMASLAGGPAPMDLEVPTKLAGEIKEEGSIKSEKKKKKDKHKHKEKDKSKDKTEKEERKKHKKDKQKDRSSSGGSKDSSLAQEPLKMVIKNPNGSLQAGASAPIKLKISKNKVEPNNYSAAAGLPGAIGYGMPPTTATTASASTGGPAPVLPPYGAGGGGYSSSGGSSSGGSSKKKHSDRDRDKESKKSKSQDYAKYNGAGGGIFNPLGGAGAAPNMSGGMGAPMATALPPSMLLAPTGALPPSVAGLAPPPMPVYNKK from the exons ATGAGTCTCTTGGCCACGCCAATGCCCCAGGCGGCCACCgcatcatcctcatcctctTCATCCGCCTCCGCGGCCGCCTCGGCCAGTGGGATTCCGCCCAGCGCCAACAACAACCTGCCGTTCGAGAAGGACAAGATCTGGTACTTCAGCAACGATCAGCTGGCCAACTCGCCCAGCAGACGATGCGGCATCAAGGGCGACGATGAGCTGCAGTACCGCCAGATGACCGCCTATCTGATCCAGGAGATGGGTCAGCGTCTACAGGTCTCGCAGCTGTGCATCAACACGGCCATTGTGTACATGCATCGGTTCTACGCCTTCCACTCTTTCACCCACTTTCATCGCAACTCCATGGCGTCGGCGAGCCTCTTTCTCGCCGCCAAGGTGGAGGAGCAGCCGCGGAAGCTGGAGCATGTTATTCGGGCCGCCAACAAGTGCCTGCCGCCGACCACCGAGCAGAATTACGCCGAACTGGCCCAGGAGCTTGTGTTCAACGAGAACGTGCTCCTGCAGACGCTCGGCTTCGATGTGGCCATCGATCATCCGCACACACATGTGGTGCGCACCTGCCAGCTGGTCAAAG CATGCAAGGATCTGGCGCAGACATCGTACTTCTTGGCCTCGAACAG CCTGCATCTGACCTCGATGTGCCTGCAATACCGCCCCACGGTGGTAGCGTGCTTCTGCATTTACCTAGCCTGCAAGTGGTCCCGATGGGAGATCCCCCAGTCGACTGAGGGCAAGCACTGGTTTTACTACGTGGACAAGACGGTCTCGCTGGATTTGCTAAAGCAGCTGACAGATGAGTTCATCGCTATCTATGAGAAGAGCCCCGCCCGTCTGAAGTCTAAGCTGAACTCGATCAAGGCCATCGCCCAGGGAGCCAGCAATCGAACAGCTAACAGCAAGGACAAGCCCAAGGAGGACTGGAAGATTACCGAGATGATGAAGGGCTATCACTCAAACATCACGACGGCACCCGAGCTGTTAAACGGCAACGACAGCCGGGATCGGGAGCGAGATCGTGAACGGGACAGAGAGCGGGAGCGTGAGCAGTCGTCGCTACTGCCGCCTCCGGCTATGGTGCCGCAGCAAAGACGCCAGGATGGCGGCCATCAGCGCTCGTCCTCAGTGGGCGGAGTGCCAGGCAGCAGCTCCTCGTCGTCTTCCTCCAGTCACAAGATGCCAAATTATCCTGGTGGCATGCCGCCCGACGCGCATCCTG ATCACAAGTCAAAGCAGCCGGGCTATAGCAATCGAATGCCCTCAAGCCACCAACGTAGCAGTAGCAGTGGACTCGGTTCCTCGGGAAGCGGCAGCCAGCGCAGCagctcatcctcgtcctcttCGAGCCAGCAGCCTGGCCGACCGTCTATGCCTGTGGACTACCACAAATCCTCGCGCGGCATGCCGCCAGTAGGCGTTAACATGCCACCTCATGGTAGCCACAAGATGACTTCGGGCTCCAAGCctcagcagccgcagcagcagctaccGGTTCCACATCCATCCGCCTCTAATTCCTCTGCATCGGGCATGTCCTCCAAGGATAAATCTCAGAGCAGCAAAATGTATCCAAACGCTCCGCCGCCATACAATAATAGTGCCCCTCCAAACCCGCTAATGTCGCGTGGTGGATATCCTGGCGCTAGCAATGGATCCCAGCCACCGCCTCCGGCCGGATATGGCGGGCATCGCAGCAAATCCGGCTCCACCGTCCATGGCATGCCGCCCTTCGAGCAGCAAATGCCCTATTCCCAGAGCCAGAGCTACGGCCATATGCAGCAGCCAGTGCctcagccgcagcagcaacagatgcCTCCGGAGGCATCTCAGCACTCGTTGCAGTCCAAGAACTCGCTCTTCAGTCCCGAGTGGTCGGACATTAAAAAGGAGCCTATGTCGCAGCTGCAGCCACAGCCCTTCAACGGCTTGCTACCCCCTCCTGCGCCACCGGGCCATGATTACAAGCTGAATAGCCATCCGCGCGACAAAGAAAGTCCCAAGAAAGAGCGACTTACGCCCACCAAAAAGGACAAGCACCGCCCTGTCATGCCCCCCATGGTCAGTGGGAACAGTTCCTCCGGCTCGGGATCTTCAAAGCCGATGCTGCCGCCTCACAAGAAACAGATGCCTCATGGCGGGGACCTGTTGACCAATCCTGGAGAGAGCGTCAGCCTAAAACGGCCCAACGAGATCTCGGGAAGTCAGTACGGACTGAATAAGCTGGATGAGATAGATAACAGTAATATGCCGCGCGAGAAGCTGCGCAAGCTGGACACTACAACTGGCCTACCACCTTATCCGAGTTATGAGGAGAAACACACGCCTTTGAATATGTCCAATGGCATCGAGACAACGCCGGATCTGGTGCGCAGCTTGCTGAAGGAGAGTCTGTGTCCATCTAACGCTTCGCTCCTAAAACCGGATGCCTTGACTATGCCCGGTCTAAAACCGCCGGCCGAACTGCTTGAGCCCATGCCCGCACCAGCGACAATCAAGAAGGAACCGGGACTAACTCCCATGGCCAGTTTGGCTGGTGGGCCCGCACCCATGGATCTGGAGGTACCCACCAAGCTGGCCGGAGAGATAAAGGAAGAAGGCAGCATCAAGTCcgagaagaaaaagaagaaggacAAGCACAAGCATAAGGAGAAGGACAAGTCCAAGGACAAAACGGAGAAGGAGGAGCGTAAGAAGCACAAGAAGGACAAGCAGAAGgatcgcagcagcagcggtggCAGTAAGGACAGTTCTCTTGCCCAGGAGCCTCTGAAGATGGTGATCAAGAATCCCAACGGCAGCCTGCAGGCCGGTGCGTCAGCCCCCATTAAGCTTAAGATCAGCAAGAATAAGGTTGAGCCCAATAATTACTCTGCAGCGGCAGGTCTACCAGGCGCAATCGGATATGGGATGCCTCCAACTACGGCTACCACCGCGTCAGCTTCGACCGGAGGACCTGCTCCTGTTCTGCCTCCTTATGGTGCCGGCGGTGGTGGCTACAGCTCCTCAGGCGGCAGCAGTtccggcggcagcagcaagaaAAAGCACAGCGATCGCGACCGCGACAAGGAGAGCAAAAAGAGCAAGAGCCAAGACTACGCAAAGTATAACGGAGCTGGTGGCGGCATCTTTAATCCCCTTGGCGGTGCTGGCGCCGCACCCAATATGTCCGGAGGAATGGGCGCCCCAATGGCCACTGCTCTGCCACCATCAATGCTGTTGGCGCCCACCGGCGCATTACCACCCTCTGTCGCCGGGCTGGCACCGCCTCCCATGCCCGTCTACAACAAGAAGTAG
- the LOC120450527 gene encoding cyclin-T isoform X2, translating into MSLLATPMPQAATASSSSSSSASAAASASGIPPSANNNLPFEKDKIWYFSNDQLANSPSRRCGIKGDDELQYRQMTAYLIQEMGQRLQVSQLCINTAIVYMHRFYAFHSFTHFHRNSMASASLFLAAKVEEQPRKLEHVIRAANKCLPPTTEQNYAELAQELVFNENVLLQTLGFDVAIDHPHTHVVRTCQLVKACKDLAQTSYFLASNSLHLTSMCLQYRPTVVACFCIYLACKWSRWEIPQSTEGKHWFYYVDKTVSLDLLKQLTDEFIAIYEKSPARLKSKLNSIKAIAQGASNRTANSKDKPKEDWKITEMMKGYHSNITTAPELLNGNDSRDRERDRERDREREREQSSLLPPPAMVPQQRRQDGGHQRSSSVGGVPGSSSSSSSSSHKMPNYPGGMPPDAHPDHKSKQPGYSNRMPSSHQRSSSSGLGSSGSGSQRSSSSSSSSSQQPGRPSMPVDYHKSSRGMPPVGVNMPPHGSHKMTSGSKPQQPQQQLPVPHPSASNSSASGMSSKDKSQSSKMYPNAPPPYNNSAPPNPLMSRGGYPGASNGSQPPPPAGYGGHRSKSGSTVHGMPPFEQQMPYSQSQSYGHMQQPVPQPQQQQMPPEASQHSLQSKNSLFSPEWSDIKKEPMSQLQPQPFNGLLPPPAPPGHDYKLNSHPRDKESPKKERLTPTKKDKHRPVMPPMVSGNSSSGSGSSKPMLPPHKKQMPHGGDLLTNPGESVSLKRPNEISGSQYGLNKLDEIDNSNMPREKLRKLDTTTGLPPYPSYEEKHTPLNMSNGIETTPDLVRSLLKESLCPSNASLLKPDALTMPGLKPPAELLEPMPAPATIKKEPGLTPMASLAGGPAPMDLEVPTKLAGEIKEEGSIKSEKKKKKDKHKHKEKDKSKDKTEKEERKKHKKDKQKDRSSSGGSKDSSLAQEPLKMVIKNPNGSLQAAAGLPGAIGYGMPPTTATTASASTGGPAPVLPPYGAGGGGYSSSGGSSSGGSSKKKHSDRDRDKESKKSKSQDYAKYNGAGGGIFNPLGGAGAAPNMSGGMGAPMATALPPSMLLAPTGALPPSVAGLAPPPMPVYNKK; encoded by the exons ATGAGTCTCTTGGCCACGCCAATGCCCCAGGCGGCCACCgcatcatcctcatcctctTCATCCGCCTCCGCGGCCGCCTCGGCCAGTGGGATTCCGCCCAGCGCCAACAACAACCTGCCGTTCGAGAAGGACAAGATCTGGTACTTCAGCAACGATCAGCTGGCCAACTCGCCCAGCAGACGATGCGGCATCAAGGGCGACGATGAGCTGCAGTACCGCCAGATGACCGCCTATCTGATCCAGGAGATGGGTCAGCGTCTACAGGTCTCGCAGCTGTGCATCAACACGGCCATTGTGTACATGCATCGGTTCTACGCCTTCCACTCTTTCACCCACTTTCATCGCAACTCCATGGCGTCGGCGAGCCTCTTTCTCGCCGCCAAGGTGGAGGAGCAGCCGCGGAAGCTGGAGCATGTTATTCGGGCCGCCAACAAGTGCCTGCCGCCGACCACCGAGCAGAATTACGCCGAACTGGCCCAGGAGCTTGTGTTCAACGAGAACGTGCTCCTGCAGACGCTCGGCTTCGATGTGGCCATCGATCATCCGCACACACATGTGGTGCGCACCTGCCAGCTGGTCAAAG CATGCAAGGATCTGGCGCAGACATCGTACTTCTTGGCCTCGAACAG CCTGCATCTGACCTCGATGTGCCTGCAATACCGCCCCACGGTGGTAGCGTGCTTCTGCATTTACCTAGCCTGCAAGTGGTCCCGATGGGAGATCCCCCAGTCGACTGAGGGCAAGCACTGGTTTTACTACGTGGACAAGACGGTCTCGCTGGATTTGCTAAAGCAGCTGACAGATGAGTTCATCGCTATCTATGAGAAGAGCCCCGCCCGTCTGAAGTCTAAGCTGAACTCGATCAAGGCCATCGCCCAGGGAGCCAGCAATCGAACAGCTAACAGCAAGGACAAGCCCAAGGAGGACTGGAAGATTACCGAGATGATGAAGGGCTATCACTCAAACATCACGACGGCACCCGAGCTGTTAAACGGCAACGACAGCCGGGATCGGGAGCGAGATCGTGAACGGGACAGAGAGCGGGAGCGTGAGCAGTCGTCGCTACTGCCGCCTCCGGCTATGGTGCCGCAGCAAAGACGCCAGGATGGCGGCCATCAGCGCTCGTCCTCAGTGGGCGGAGTGCCAGGCAGCAGCTCCTCGTCGTCTTCCTCCAGTCACAAGATGCCAAATTATCCTGGTGGCATGCCGCCCGACGCGCATCCTG ATCACAAGTCAAAGCAGCCGGGCTATAGCAATCGAATGCCCTCAAGCCACCAACGTAGCAGTAGCAGTGGACTCGGTTCCTCGGGAAGCGGCAGCCAGCGCAGCagctcatcctcgtcctcttCGAGCCAGCAGCCTGGCCGACCGTCTATGCCTGTGGACTACCACAAATCCTCGCGCGGCATGCCGCCAGTAGGCGTTAACATGCCACCTCATGGTAGCCACAAGATGACTTCGGGCTCCAAGCctcagcagccgcagcagcagctaccGGTTCCACATCCATCCGCCTCTAATTCCTCTGCATCGGGCATGTCCTCCAAGGATAAATCTCAGAGCAGCAAAATGTATCCAAACGCTCCGCCGCCATACAATAATAGTGCCCCTCCAAACCCGCTAATGTCGCGTGGTGGATATCCTGGCGCTAGCAATGGATCCCAGCCACCGCCTCCGGCCGGATATGGCGGGCATCGCAGCAAATCCGGCTCCACCGTCCATGGCATGCCGCCCTTCGAGCAGCAAATGCCCTATTCCCAGAGCCAGAGCTACGGCCATATGCAGCAGCCAGTGCctcagccgcagcagcaacagatgcCTCCGGAGGCATCTCAGCACTCGTTGCAGTCCAAGAACTCGCTCTTCAGTCCCGAGTGGTCGGACATTAAAAAGGAGCCTATGTCGCAGCTGCAGCCACAGCCCTTCAACGGCTTGCTACCCCCTCCTGCGCCACCGGGCCATGATTACAAGCTGAATAGCCATCCGCGCGACAAAGAAAGTCCCAAGAAAGAGCGACTTACGCCCACCAAAAAGGACAAGCACCGCCCTGTCATGCCCCCCATGGTCAGTGGGAACAGTTCCTCCGGCTCGGGATCTTCAAAGCCGATGCTGCCGCCTCACAAGAAACAGATGCCTCATGGCGGGGACCTGTTGACCAATCCTGGAGAGAGCGTCAGCCTAAAACGGCCCAACGAGATCTCGGGAAGTCAGTACGGACTGAATAAGCTGGATGAGATAGATAACAGTAATATGCCGCGCGAGAAGCTGCGCAAGCTGGACACTACAACTGGCCTACCACCTTATCCGAGTTATGAGGAGAAACACACGCCTTTGAATATGTCCAATGGCATCGAGACAACGCCGGATCTGGTGCGCAGCTTGCTGAAGGAGAGTCTGTGTCCATCTAACGCTTCGCTCCTAAAACCGGATGCCTTGACTATGCCCGGTCTAAAACCGCCGGCCGAACTGCTTGAGCCCATGCCCGCACCAGCGACAATCAAGAAGGAACCGGGACTAACTCCCATGGCCAGTTTGGCTGGTGGGCCCGCACCCATGGATCTGGAGGTACCCACCAAGCTGGCCGGAGAGATAAAGGAAGAAGGCAGCATCAAGTCcgagaagaaaaagaagaaggacAAGCACAAGCATAAGGAGAAGGACAAGTCCAAGGACAAAACGGAGAAGGAGGAGCGTAAGAAGCACAAGAAGGACAAGCAGAAGgatcgcagcagcagcggtggCAGTAAGGACAGTTCTCTTGCCCAGGAGCCTCTGAAGATGGTGATCAAGAATCCCAACGGCAGCCTGCAGGCCG CGGCAGGTCTACCAGGCGCAATCGGATATGGGATGCCTCCAACTACGGCTACCACCGCGTCAGCTTCGACCGGAGGACCTGCTCCTGTTCTGCCTCCTTATGGTGCCGGCGGTGGTGGCTACAGCTCCTCAGGCGGCAGCAGTtccggcggcagcagcaagaaAAAGCACAGCGATCGCGACCGCGACAAGGAGAGCAAAAAGAGCAAGAGCCAAGACTACGCAAAGTATAACGGAGCTGGTGGCGGCATCTTTAATCCCCTTGGCGGTGCTGGCGCCGCACCCAATATGTCCGGAGGAATGGGCGCCCCAATGGCCACTGCTCTGCCACCATCAATGCTGTTGGCGCCCACCGGCGCATTACCACCCTCTGTCGCCGGGCTGGCACCGCCTCCCATGCCCGTCTACAACAAGAAGTAG
- the LOC120450528 gene encoding brachyurin: MMKLLVCVLLLGSCAANHLLSDVEPYITNGELAEVGQFPYQAGLNVSFGNWSTWCGGTLVSHYWIITAAHCMDGAESVTVYLGAINIHDESEEGQQRIEVQKSGIIVHSNFIASTVVNDISLIRLPTFVRFTDRIRAATLPRRLNGQFPTYESVRAFASGWGRESDASETVSPVLRYVEMPIMPHALCRMYWSGAVSEKMICMSTTSGKSTCHGDSGGPLVYKQGNSSYLIGSTSFGTSMGCQVGFPAVFTRISSYLDWILNHIIVHPKE; the protein is encoded by the coding sequence ATGATGAAACTTTTGGTCTGTGTCCTGCTGCTAGGATCCTGTGCGGCGAATCACCTCCTATCCGATGTGGAGCCCTATATTACCAATGGAGAGCTGGCGGAGGTGGGGCAGTTTCCCTACCAGGCCGGCCTGAACGTCTCCTTCGGGAACTGGAGCACCTGGTGCGGCGGCACCTTGGTTTCGCATTACTGGATAATCACTGCCGCACACTGCATGGATGGGGCGGAGTCCGTAACTGTCTATTTGGGGGCCATAAATATTCACGATGAGTCCGAGGAGGGTCAGCAGAGGATCGAGGTGCAGAAGTCGGGCATTATAGTGCACTCGAACTTTATAGCCAGCACGGTGGTCAACGACATCTCGCTCATTCGATTGCCCACCTTTGTGCGCTTCACTGATCGCATCCGGGCCGCCACTTTGCCGCGTCGCTTAAACGGCCAGTTTCCAACGTACGAGTCCGTCCGGGCCTTCGCCTCCGGCTGGGGACGGGAAAGCGATGCCTCCGAGACGGTCTCCCCCGTGCTGAGATATGTGGAGATGCCCATAATGCCCCACGCCCTGTGCCGCATGTACTGGAGTGGAGCTGTGTCTGAGAAGATGATCTGCATGAGTACCACCAGCGGCAAGTCCACCTGCCACGGCGACTCCGGCGGTCCGCTGGTCTACAAGCAGGGCAACTCCAGCTACCTGATCGGATCCACCTCTTTTGGAACTTCCATGGGCTGTCAAGTGGGCTTTCCGGCCGTGTTCACCCGCATCAGCAGCTACTTGGACTGGATCCTTAACCACATCATCGTTCATCCTAAAGAATAA